The stretch of DNA ATTTACGCCATCTCCAACAAAGATAACGCCACCGTGGCTTGCAAGCTCTTTTATCTCATTAAATTTATCTTCAGGCAACATATTTGCGTGATATTTGCTTACATTTAGCTTCTTGGCGATACTTACAACCACCTTCTCATCATCGCCTGAAAGGATCACACTTTGTAAATTTAGATGTGTAAGCTCATTTATAACATCACTTGCTTCGTCTTTTAGCTCATCACTAAGCGTTAAAAAACCAACAAATTTTTTATTTATAGCACAAAGTATGACGCCACTTCCATCGTTTGTAGCATCTTTTACAGCGTTACTTTCGTCTAAATTTAAACTAACTTCATTTGCCAAAAGCAGCTTTTCGTTTCCGATTATTATCTGATTATTCTCATCTTCATAGACGATGCCTTGCCCGACGACATTTTGGAATTTGCCATTTAGCTTTTGTAAATCTATACATTTTTGCTTTGCATATCTAACGATAGCTTTTGAGATGAGATGCTCACTTAAATTTTCAGCAGAAGCGATAAGTGCTAAATCTTGCTCGCTTAAATTTGAGCTTTTGACGCTAATTTGCCCTTTACTAAGTGTGCCAGTTTTGTCAAATGCTACAAATTTAGCATCTTTTATTAGCTCTAAAACTTCTGGATTTTTTACTAAAATTCCAGCTTTTGCACCACGTGCAAGCGAGCTTACGATTGCTATTGGCGTAGCAAGTCCAAGAGCGCATGGGCATGATATGATAAGAACACAAATCGCACAAGAGATCGCATAAGCAAAATTTCCATCAAAAATGATCCAAGCCAAAAACGTGAGCACTGATATTGCCACCACGCTTGGCACAAAGATATTTGCTATCTTATCAGCGAGCCTGCCTATTGGCATTTTTTTCGTACTAGCGTCATTTAGTAAGCTTAAAATTTGAGACAACAAGCTTTCAAACGAGCTTTTTGTCATCTTGACGCTTATGTAGCCATTTGTATTTAGCGTGCCTGCAAATACATTATCGCCCACCTCTTTATAAACTGGCAGGCTCTCGCCTGTTAGCATCGAAGCATCGATTTCAGCTCCGCCTTGGACTATCACACCGTCACATGGAACATTGTAGCCATTCTTTACAACGACGATATCTCCTATTTTTAGCTCATTTACTGGTACTTCTTTGCTTCTTCCATCTGGCATAAGTAAAAATGCAGTTTTTGGAGAAATTTTAAGTAGTCTCTTTAGATAATCCCCTGCTTTTGCCTTCGAACGCTCTTCAAGATACTTGCCAAGAAGCACAAAAGCTATTATCATCGCTACGCCTGAGACATAGATATTTTTTAGATCATTTGGTAAAAATTTTTCAAAAAGCACCACAAAAAGCGAGTATAAAAACGCACTACCACTTCCAAGAGCGACAAGCACATTCATATCGTAATTTCTATTTTTTACCGCTTCGTAGGCATGAGTAAAAAAGCCTTTGCCACTAAAGATAAGAACTAAAAATGCCAAAGCTAGCATAGCTAAATTTACTAGCATGCTGTAAGGTGCGAACATC from Campylobacter concisus encodes:
- a CDS encoding heavy metal translocating P-type ATPase codes for the protein MSLKVKLNIAGMSCVNCSNAIEKVSKKIDGVLEANVNFANASGEFVLKDASVREILEQKIKKLGYFVATDIDEFEAKRDEHITSIRNKFIFAFIASIVIMALEMFAPYSMLVNLAMLALAFLVLIFSGKGFFTHAYEAVKNRNYDMNVLVALGSGSAFLYSLFVVLFEKFLPNDLKNIYVSGVAMIIAFVLLGKYLEERSKAKAGDYLKRLLKISPKTAFLLMPDGRSKEVPVNELKIGDIVVVKNGYNVPCDGVIVQGGAEIDASMLTGESLPVYKEVGDNVFAGTLNTNGYISVKMTKSSFESLLSQILSLLNDASTKKMPIGRLADKIANIFVPSVVAISVLTFLAWIIFDGNFAYAISCAICVLIISCPCALGLATPIAIVSSLARGAKAGILVKNPEVLELIKDAKFVAFDKTGTLSKGQISVKSSNLSEQDLALIASAENLSEHLISKAIVRYAKQKCIDLQKLNGKFQNVVGQGIVYEDENNQIIIGNEKLLLANEVSLNLDESNAVKDATNDGSGVILCAINKKFVGFLTLSDELKDEASDVINELTHLNLQSVILSGDDEKVVVSIAKKLNVSKYHANMLPEDKFNEIKELASHGGVIFVGDGVNDSPSLKEASVGIAMNSGSDIAKGAGDIVLVKNDLRGVTGLVRLANATMANIKENLFWAFMYNAICIPVAAGVLYQVFGLLLSPVYGSMAMCLSSVTVVLNALRLRYLRLKD